The Sulfurimonas sp. genome includes the window GCTACACGACGCTCAAGCTGAGTTGCTACATTTTCAGCAACTAATTGTGCTGATGTTTGAGCTTTTTTCTCTTCTTTAATATTAACAGATACTGCTTTACCAATAAGCTTTTGAAGATTAGTTTTTAACTTCTCAATGTCTGCACCCTTTTTACCAATAATGATACCAGGACGAGCTGCAACTATAGTCACACGAAGTCTTTTAATTGTTCTTTCTATAATGATGTTAGCAACACCAGCATAGTATAGCTCTTTCTTCAAATATGTACGAATCTTGTAATCTTCACCTAAAGCTGCTGCTGCAGTTTTAAAATTAGGGAACCAACGGCTCTCCCAATTGCGATTGATACCAAGACGTAAACCAATAGGATTGACTTTATGACCCATATTATTTACCCTCCACTTCTACTAAGATATGTGCAGTTGGCTTACGGAT containing:
- the rpsC gene encoding 30S ribosomal protein S3, whose product is MGHKVNPIGLRLGINRNWESRWFPNFKTAAAALGEDYKIRTYLKKELYYAGVANIIIERTIKRLRVTIVAARPGIIIGKKGADIEKLKTNLQKLIGKAVSVNIKEEKKAQTSAQLVAENVATQLERRVAFRRAMKKVMQGAQRSGAKGIKVAVAGRLGGAEMARTEWYLEGRVPLHTLRAKIDYGFAEAHTTYGIIGVKVWIFKGEVLTKGVPIEVAEEKKERPRKRAPRREKAE